From the genome of Treponema sp. J25, one region includes:
- a CDS encoding glycosyl transferase, translated as MLYFCTLFDNNYLSRGLAMYESLKKHCTSFHLYILAFNDVTYSVLKDLQLEYCTIISLKDFENGELVSIKKSRSIAEYCWTCTPSLIKYCIETYNIPHCTYIDADIYFYSDPAILVEEMGENSISLSPHWYTPVYDKSSLTGIYCVQFMTFKNDSYGLNALNWWVKACNEWCYARFEDGKFGDQKYLDDWPYRFTSVHILNDRGAGVAPWNVQQYQVKKALQKGILLSCKKERKDFSVIFYHFHDVRFRKDSKIDLGSYLLPKWVKNTFYKPYIQHILKIEKKYREYGVPFHEQKEVKNIFLDNLKTSLQRIYILKHFFFFTLNFFLSKKKKKNSSQFFQNSIKKLLFNRNIYTTKYFLEE; from the coding sequence ATGTTATATTTTTGCACCCTTTTTGATAACAATTATTTAAGTCGCGGTCTTGCAATGTACGAATCTTTAAAGAAACATTGCACTTCTTTTCATCTATATATATTAGCATTCAATGATGTTACATATTCTGTATTAAAAGACTTACAACTAGAATACTGTACTATTATTTCTCTTAAAGATTTTGAAAACGGAGAACTAGTATCAATCAAAAAATCCCGTTCTATTGCAGAATATTGCTGGACATGCACCCCTTCACTCATCAAATATTGCATTGAGACTTACAATATCCCTCATTGTACTTATATTGATGCGGATATATATTTTTATAGTGATCCAGCAATATTGGTAGAAGAAATGGGAGAAAATTCTATTTCTCTTTCTCCCCATTGGTACACCCCTGTTTATGATAAATCATCTCTAACGGGAATCTATTGTGTACAATTTATGACATTTAAAAATGATTCTTATGGCCTTAATGCACTTAACTGGTGGGTAAAAGCATGCAATGAATGGTGTTACGCCCGATTTGAAGATGGTAAATTTGGAGACCAAAAATATTTAGACGATTGGCCATATCGTTTTACAAGTGTTCATATATTGAACGACAGAGGCGCTGGTGTTGCTCCTTGGAATGTGCAACAATATCAAGTTAAAAAAGCATTACAGAAAGGAATTTTACTTTCTTGCAAAAAAGAGAGAAAAGACTTTTCTGTGATTTTTTATCATTTCCACGATGTTCGATTTAGAAAAGACAGCAAGATTGACCTTGGTAGTTACTTGCTTCCCAAATGGGTTAAAAATACTTTCTACAAACCTTATATCCAACACATATTAAAAATTGAAAAAAAATATCGTGAATATGGAGTACCATTTCACGAACAAAAAGAAGTGAAGAATATTTTTCTTGATAATCTAAAAACTTCTTTGCAACGTATATATATACTAAAACACTTTTTTTTCTTTACTTTAAACTTTTTCTTATCAAAGAAAAAAAAGAAAAACTCATCTCAATTTTTTCAGAATTCAATAAAAAAGCTTCTATTCAACAGAAACATTTACACAACAAAGTATTTCTTGGAGGAATAA